A portion of the Diprion similis isolate iyDipSimi1 chromosome 4, iyDipSimi1.1, whole genome shotgun sequence genome contains these proteins:
- the LOC124405500 gene encoding 40S ribosomal protein S9, whose product MVNGRIPSVFSKTYVTPRRPYEKARLDQELKIIGEYGLRNKREVWRVKYTLAKIRKAARELLTLEEKDPKRLFEGNALLRRLVRIGVLDEGRMKLDYVLGLKIEDFLERRLQTQVFKLGLAKSIHHARVLIRQRHIRVRKQVVNIPSFIVRLDSQKHIDFSLKSPFGGGRPGRVKRKNLRKGSSGDTQEPEDD is encoded by the exons ATGGTGAACGGAAGAATTCCGTCAGTCTTTTCTAAGACTTATGTAACCCCAAGAAGGCCTTATGAGAAGGCTCGTCTTGATCAGGAGTTGAAAATCATCGGAGAATATGGACTCCGTAACAAGCGAGAAGTTTGGCGCGTCAAGTACACTTTGGCCAAAATTCGTAAAGCTGCTCGTGAGCTGCTTACGCTCGAAGAGAAAGATCCCAAGCGACTTTTCGAAG gTAATGCACTGTTGCGTCGTTTGGTAAGAATTGGTGTTTTGGACGAAGGACGTATGAAACTTGATTACGTTCTTGGTTTGAAGATTGAAGATTTCCTTGAAAGACGTCTTCAGACCCAAGTGTTCAAACTGGGATTAGCCAAGTCCATCCATCATGCCCGTGTATTGATTCGGCAAAGACATATTCG TGTGCGCAAACAAGTCGTGAACATCCCGTCGTTCATCGTACGCCTGGACTCTCAGAAGCATATCGACTTCTCGTTGAAATCACCGTTTGGTGGTGGCCGCCCTGGCCGTGTAAAGAGGAAGAACTTGCGCAAGGGAAGCAGTGGTGATACCCAAGAGCCTGAAGATGATTAG
- the LOC124405654 gene encoding histone deacetylase 4 isoform X8 produces the protein MHQLRLWEQQKQLEEQREKREKERLEALRKKDKHDHSAIASTEVKQRLQSFIVNKKQREAAAAANGAVPGTPGYRSWLQPQSESSSTTNASHPYRMPQLLQDKFSDDFPLRKTASEPNLLKVRLKQRVMERNMAAPRNSPLTRRKDRLLSHLKRKSLLANSGSNPESGPNSPPTVNNSQASPTAGSNTPIQEEGENTAYGGPLTSSSQQGSLSDLSLFSSPSMPNISLGRPHVPSSSASATKLAPVSEAEVRAAFTARLGMPLTGQMLPGTLPFYPSLTVIEGEPTYIHKQMQNLEQNRQHPVYHGAPITDTQVAHARLHKAGHRPLGSRTQSAPLPLGHPMLQGGIIAPPTHYEEYLAEKQLHDQQQAHIFLKQQIRQTVLTRVGSRGQSNQLDEAPESEESEVIDLTGKKDQSEESEISKQQREREQFLQQQRDLMMRHTLQVNESPAYAGSRSSHSARPLSRALSSPLVHLGPQGAGGDVFARGSPHRPTTGLAYDPLMLKHACVCGETVRGHPEHGGRLQSVWARLSETALLQRCDRVRSRKATLEEIQTCHSEAHALLFGTNPLNRQKLDMSKLSQLPIKSFVRLPCGGVGVDSDTTWNEFHTAPAARMAVGCVVDLAFKTAMGDIKNGFAVVRPPGHHAETNQAMGFCFFNSVAIATRLLQQKLDTRKILILDWDVHHGNGTQQMFYDDPRVLYMSIHRHDEGNFFPGTGGPTECGAGEGLGYNVNIAWSGGLNPPMGDAEYLAAFRTVVMPIAKDFDPDIVIVSAGFDAAIGHAAPLGGYKVSPACFGRMTQELLTLADGKVVLALEGGYDLAAICDSAQECVRALLGDEPTPLREEELTRAPCQNAIDTLQKTIAIQMSHWPCVKLAAHTVGMSVIESSQKERDETDTVSAMASLSMQQPTNLTTTPEHSREVSEEPMEQDEAK, from the exons CTTTGGGAGCAGCAAAAACAGCTCGAGGAGCAACGGGAGAAGAGGGAAAAGGAGAGGCTGGAAGCGCTAAGGAAAAAGGACAAACATGATCATAGCGCCATAGCGTCGACTGAGGTCAAGCAGCGGCTGCAG AGTTTCATCGTGAACAAGAAACAAAGAGAAGCTGCAGCCGCTGCAAATGGCGCAGTTCCAGGCACACCCGGATACAGGAGCTG gtTGCAGCCCCAATCGGAATCCTCGAGCACTACAAACGCTTCGCATCCCTACAGAATGCCGCAATTGCTGCAAGACAAATTTAGCGATGATTTCCCCTTACGAAAAACAG CCTCGGAGCCAAACCTGCTCAAGGTGCGACTTAAGCAACGTGTCATGGAAAGGAACATGGCTGCACCAAGAAATTCACCGCTGACCCGGCGCAAGGATCGCCTCCTGTCCCACCTCAAGCGGAAATCCCTCTTAGCAA ATTCTGGTAGCAATCCTGAATCCGGGCCTAATTCACCACCGACAGTAAACAACTCGCAGGCGAGTCCTACCGCAGGCAGTAATACTCCAATACAAGAG GAGGGCGAAAACACAGCTTACGGTGGTCCATTGACAAGTAGTAGTCAACAGGGAAGTTTATCGGACCTTTCCTTATTCAGTTCACCGTCCATGCCTAACATATCATTGGGCAGACCTCATGTTCCATCCAGCTCAGCA AGTGCGACAAAATTGGCACCAGTCTCAGAAGCGGAAGTACGGGCAGCGTTCACTGCTCGTCTTGGTATGCCATTGACTGGACAGATGTTGCCTGGTACTCTACCCTTCTATCCATCTCTGACTGTAATCGAAGGTGAACCCACGTATATTCACAAGCAGATGCAAAATCTTGAACAAAATCGTCAACATCCGGTTTATCATGGAGCACCTATAACAGATACTCAAGTAGCACACGCAAGACTGCATAAGGCTGGTCACCGGCCTTTAGGTA GTAGGACACAATCAGCTCCGTTGCCACTTGGCCATCCGATGCTTCAAGGTGGAATAATAGCCCCCCCAACTCATTACGAAGAGTACCTTGCGGAGAAACAACTCCATGACCAACAACAAgctcacatttttttaaaacaacagATTCGTCAAACCGTCCTAACCCGAGTCGGATCCAGGGGTCAATCGAACCAGCTTGACGAAGCGCCGGAGAGTGAAGAATCCGAAGTTATAGATCTAACTGGCAAGAAAGATCAGTCAgaagaaagtgaaatttcgaaacagCAAAGGGAAAGAGAACAGTTCTTACAACAGCAACGTGACTTAATGATGCGCCATACTCTTCAAGTTAATGAATCTCCGGCTTATGCGGGAAGCCGATCTTCACACTCAGCAAGGCCCTTGTCAAGAGCGCTTTCTAGTCCATTGGTCCATCTAG GGCCTCAGGGTGCTGGGGGAGATGTCTTTGCTCGGGGATCACCGCATCGGCCGACTACAGGTCTTGCCTACGACCCGCTGATGCTGAAGCACGCTTGTGTTTGCGGCGAAACAGTCAGGGGTCATCCTGAGCATGGTGGACGATTGCAAAGTGTATGGGCTAGACTTTCAGAAACAGCATTGTTACAACGTTGCGATCGTGTTCGATCGCGCAAGGCCACCCTTGAGGAAATACAAACTTGCCACAGTGAAGCACATGCGCTTTTATTTG GTACAAATCCGCTTAATAGGCAGAAACTCGATATGTCGAAGCTCTCTCAATTACCCATTAAGAGTTTTGTCCGACTTCCATGCGGTGGTGTAGGAGTTGATTCAGACACAACGTGGAATGAATTTCACACAGCTCCAGCGGCACGTATGGCTGTCGGATGTGTTGTGGACTTAGCATTTAAAACTGCAATGGGCGATATTAAGAATGGTTTCGCAGTTGTCAGACCACCCGGTCATCACGCTGAGACAAATCAGGCTATGGGATTCTGTTTCTTCAATTCCGTAGCCATCGCGACAAGATTACTACAGCAAAAGCTTGACACGCGGAAAATATTGATCTTAGATTGG GATGTTCACCATGGAAATGGAACCCAGCAAATGTTCTACGATGACCCTCGTGTTTTGTACATGTCTATTCATAGACACGACGAGGGTAATTTCTTCCCAGGAACTGGAGGTCCCACAGAATGTGGTGCAGGTGAAGGACTTGGCTACAATGTCAACATAGCCTGGTCTGGTGGGTTAAACCCGCCGATGGGAGATGCTGAGTACTTGGCTGCGTTTCGTACTGTTGTAATGCCTATTGCTAAGGACTTTGATCCTGACATAGTCATTGTTTCGGCGGGTTTTGACGCAGCCATAGGTCATGCCGCACCCTTAGGAGGGTACAAAGTTAGCCCTGCATGTTTTGGAAGAATGACGCAAGAACTGCTAACTTTAGCTGATGGAAAAGTTGTACTGGCCCTGGAGGGAGGCTATGATTTAGCTGCTATATGCGACTCTGCACAGGAGTGCGTCAGAGCCCTTCTTGGAGATGAACCGACACCACTTCGTGAAGAGGAATTGACAAGAGCTCCGTGCCAAAACGCTATTGACACATTGCAAAAGACTATAGCAATTCAA ATGTCGCATTGGCCATGCGTCAAATTGGCCGCGCACACAGTGGGGATGAGTGTGATTGAGTCAAGTCAAAAAGAGCGTGACGAAACCGACACAGTTTCCGCGATGGCCTCTCTTTCTATGCAGCAGCCGACCAATctcac AACTACACCAGAACATTCCCGCGAAGTCTCCGAAGAACCAATGGAGCAGGATGAAGCTAAGTGA